The following proteins are co-located in the Pedobacter sp. FW305-3-2-15-E-R2A2 genome:
- a CDS encoding KTSC domain-containing protein, with amino-acid sequence MPSSVIKSFDYDQDSTALLITFVSGLKYRYANVPPEIFTMLKAAGSKGRYFNHHIRNKFKYRKIRKH; translated from the coding sequence ATGCCTTCAAGTGTAATTAAAAGCTTTGATTACGACCAGGATTCAACTGCACTGCTGATCACATTTGTATCCGGCTTAAAGTACAGGTACGCGAATGTTCCTCCTGAGATATTTACGATGCTAAAAGCAGCGGGATCAAAAGGAAGGTACTTTAATCACCACATCCGGAATAAATTCAAATACAGAAAAATCAGGAAGCATTAA
- a CDS encoding alkene reductase, which produces MKLLEKIQLGNLELKNKMAMSAMTRSRADHNGIVGDLTVQYYTQRVSAGMIFTEAIRISEAATGSPLTPGIYTSEQIEAWKKVTKSVHDHGGLIIAQLWHTGRAGHSIDRDGKLPLSPSPLPIQGMQHFTSEGLKDYETPREITITEIRQTIEDYGQAAKNAIEAGFDGVELHAANGYLPSQFLAESANQRTDEYGGSIPNKARFVLEVMQQLISAVGGDKVGIKISPFHPYGNMVLDDPAGTYIYLIEALNKLNFAYVELMKRSPYFPSPSHYPADDEIELFGNMIQQTVIANAGYDKASAEAELKKGIAGLISFGTLFLANPDLPERFEKDSALNEPDRATMFGGGKQGYIDYPTLKMPIIRDIV; this is translated from the coding sequence ATGAAATTATTAGAAAAAATACAGTTAGGAAATCTGGAATTAAAGAATAAAATGGCAATGTCTGCAATGACCAGAAGCCGTGCTGATCATAACGGAATCGTAGGCGATTTGACCGTTCAATATTATACGCAAAGAGTGAGTGCAGGCATGATATTCACCGAGGCGATCAGGATTAGTGAAGCAGCAACTGGCAGTCCGCTTACACCTGGCATTTACACGAGCGAGCAGATCGAAGCCTGGAAAAAAGTCACAAAATCTGTACACGATCATGGAGGCCTGATCATTGCCCAGCTCTGGCACACAGGTCGTGCAGGACATTCAATAGACAGGGATGGTAAATTACCGCTTTCCCCATCTCCACTACCTATACAGGGCATGCAACATTTCACTTCAGAAGGTCTGAAAGATTACGAAACGCCCCGGGAAATTACCATTACCGAAATCAGGCAAACGATTGAAGACTACGGGCAGGCAGCAAAAAATGCAATTGAAGCTGGTTTCGATGGTGTAGAGCTTCATGCGGCAAATGGTTATTTACCAAGCCAGTTTCTCGCGGAAAGTGCCAATCAAAGAACCGATGAATATGGCGGGAGCATTCCCAATAAAGCTCGTTTTGTGCTGGAAGTAATGCAGCAATTAATCAGCGCTGTTGGCGGTGATAAGGTAGGGATTAAGATTTCACCTTTTCATCCTTATGGCAACATGGTTTTGGATGATCCTGCCGGCACTTACATTTATTTAATTGAAGCGCTTAACAAACTGAATTTTGCCTATGTAGAATTAATGAAACGCAGCCCATACTTCCCCTCACCTTCTCACTATCCGGCAGATGATGAAATAGAATTGTTTGGCAATATGATACAGCAAACGGTTATTGCAAACGCAGGCTATGATAAAGCTTCTGCCGAAGCAGAACTTAAAAAGGGCATAGCGGGGCTCATCTCGTTTGGCACACTGTTTCTGGCAAATCCTGATCTGCCAGAACGATTCGAAAAAGATTCAGCACTTAATGAACCAGACAGGGCAACGATGTTCGGTGGTGGAAAACAAGGTTATATCGATTATCCTACGCTAAAAATGCCAATCATAAGAGATATAGTTTGA
- a CDS encoding NAD(P)H-binding protein codes for MKKKIVILGATGTVGSKISEILLNEGHEVTLIARHTEKLEKYHSQGAEIIAGTITDVEMLTSAFKNADSAFVLLPDNVMAEDTRAYQRKVTGKLIEAIENSGIKHIVNMSSLGAHMHEGNGIMGGTAEQEVRLNQLNGVNVLHIRSAYFMENFLRTIGLVKKMGFNGTAADGDHSIPMVATRDVAKIAAGHLANLDFSGKSVHAVMGPRDYTYRELTGIIGKAIGNPDLPYVQLPVEQVKQTFLSNGFSADFVDNLIEMGTAIKTGFMNYQKRDDDTTSPTTAEDFANQVYLPLYNS; via the coding sequence ATGAAAAAGAAAATAGTAATCCTTGGCGCCACTGGAACGGTGGGTAGTAAAATTTCAGAAATTCTTTTAAACGAAGGACATGAGGTAACATTAATAGCAAGACACACCGAAAAGTTAGAAAAATATCACAGTCAGGGGGCAGAAATAATTGCCGGAACGATAACCGATGTAGAAATGCTGACCAGTGCCTTCAAAAATGCCGACAGCGCTTTCGTGCTTTTACCAGATAATGTAATGGCTGAGGATACACGGGCCTACCAAAGAAAAGTTACCGGTAAGCTGATTGAAGCCATCGAAAATTCAGGCATCAAACACATTGTAAACATGAGCAGTCTTGGCGCTCATATGCACGAAGGAAATGGCATAATGGGCGGTACAGCTGAACAGGAAGTCAGGTTAAACCAACTGAACGGTGTTAATGTGTTGCACATCCGTTCTGCCTATTTTATGGAAAATTTCCTGAGAACGATAGGTCTGGTTAAAAAAATGGGTTTCAATGGTACTGCAGCAGACGGGGACCATTCCATACCGATGGTGGCTACACGGGACGTGGCAAAAATTGCAGCCGGACATTTGGCAAACCTCGACTTCAGCGGAAAAAGTGTCCATGCCGTGATGGGACCAAGAGACTATACCTATAGAGAGCTTACCGGCATTATTGGTAAAGCCATTGGCAACCCTGATTTGCCATATGTGCAGCTCCCGGTTGAACAGGTTAAGCAGACGTTCTTAAGCAATGGTTTTTCAGCTGATTTCGTGGATAATCTGATTGAAATGGGAACGGCAATTAAAACCGGCTTTATGAATTATCAAAAAAGGGATGACGATACGACCAGCCCTACCACAGCAGAGGATTTTGCAAATCAGGTTTACCTGCCACTTTACAATTCGTAA
- a CDS encoding pirin family protein codes for MLTKIDNTIKYGKQHGGFGIQILYPGLILPRLNDTGFSTIGRIDHARITPGTLIPMHPHQNDEILTYLRSGNVKHLDTEGYTDVISNQRLMMMNAGANFYHEEQVLEEGGVLEGLQIFIRPETADLPPQVQFHQLPETYSRNHWRNIAGKGDDFPLQIRSNTWLMDLRLEKGEEIVLPESPSENCVFLFYVFDGKINVNETMVLIGGESTLVEMESPTFRAMETSDVILFITQRDAHHFDEGSYSGNLH; via the coding sequence ATGCTAACAAAAATAGACAATACCATCAAATACGGTAAACAGCATGGTGGCTTTGGAATACAAATTTTATACCCTGGGCTTATCCTCCCCCGGTTAAACGATACTGGCTTTTCCACAATCGGAAGGATTGACCATGCGCGGATAACTCCAGGGACACTGATCCCCATGCATCCACACCAAAATGATGAGATTCTCACTTATCTGAGAAGCGGCAATGTTAAGCATCTCGACACTGAAGGATACACGGATGTGATCTCAAACCAGAGACTAATGATGATGAATGCCGGAGCAAACTTCTATCACGAAGAGCAGGTATTGGAAGAAGGCGGAGTTTTAGAGGGTCTGCAAATATTCATCAGGCCGGAAACCGCGGATCTTCCTCCACAAGTTCAGTTTCATCAATTGCCTGAAACTTACAGCAGGAACCATTGGCGGAATATAGCAGGCAAAGGTGATGATTTCCCGCTTCAAATAAGGAGCAATACCTGGCTGATGGACCTGCGACTGGAGAAGGGCGAAGAAATTGTTCTGCCCGAATCACCTTCTGAAAACTGTGTCTTCCTCTTCTATGTGTTTGACGGAAAAATAAACGTCAATGAAACCATGGTTCTTATCGGAGGAGAAAGTACACTGGTTGAAATGGAAAGCCCAACATTCCGCGCAATGGAAACAAGTGATGTCATATTGTTCATCACGCAGAGAGATGCGCACCATTTTGACGAGGGAAGTTATAGCGGCAATCTCCATTAG
- a CDS encoding NAD(P)-dependent alcohol dehydrogenase: MKAIVYQKFGTTEVLQIVEQPKPAFKSDQVLIKVKAFSINPMDWKIRKGEMTLMSGSKFPKYTGADFAGIVEDIGPSVTGFKKGDEVFGVVKNIMKEGASAEYVVLTSSLIWKKPADISFAQAAAIPIVGTAAMTALEKMGTIDAQTNILINGATGGFGMFLLQLLKQRGANVTAVTSSKGMAFAKKWGANPVIDYARENVLTSKATYDIVIDLSGKMGYKNARQIMKPKALFLNPTPKPIEIPLSLFKNLFTSQKHIVMLSSPSTKYTAILLGALKNGLEIEVNKKFPFAGYKEAYEYAEQGGYIGKVVVEIS; the protein is encoded by the coding sequence ATGAAAGCAATAGTATATCAAAAATTCGGAACCACGGAGGTGTTGCAAATTGTAGAACAACCAAAACCTGCGTTTAAATCAGATCAGGTGCTGATCAAAGTAAAAGCATTTTCCATCAATCCCATGGACTGGAAAATCAGGAAAGGTGAAATGACATTAATGTCGGGCTCAAAATTCCCAAAGTACACGGGTGCTGATTTCGCTGGCATCGTGGAAGATATCGGGCCTTCTGTAACAGGCTTCAAAAAAGGCGATGAAGTTTTTGGTGTAGTAAAAAATATCATGAAAGAAGGTGCTTCAGCTGAATACGTCGTCCTGACATCTTCCCTGATCTGGAAAAAGCCTGCTGACATCAGCTTTGCGCAAGCTGCTGCCATTCCCATAGTTGGTACTGCAGCGATGACTGCTTTGGAAAAAATGGGTACTATCGACGCCCAAACCAACATTCTGATCAATGGAGCTACCGGAGGTTTCGGAATGTTCTTACTTCAATTATTAAAACAACGGGGTGCCAACGTAACTGCAGTTACAAGCAGCAAAGGAATGGCATTTGCAAAAAAATGGGGAGCAAATCCGGTGATAGACTATGCCAGGGAAAATGTGCTGACCAGTAAAGCCACTTACGACATTGTGATCGACCTGTCAGGAAAAATGGGTTACAAAAACGCCAGACAGATAATGAAACCTAAGGCCCTGTTCCTGAACCCAACACCAAAACCGATTGAGATCCCGCTCTCACTTTTTAAAAACCTGTTTACCTCCCAAAAGCACATTGTAATGCTCTCCAGTCCTTCCACTAAATACACAGCTATTTTACTAGGCGCACTAAAGAACGGGTTAGAGATTGAAGTCAATAAAAAATTCCCATTCGCGGGGTACAAAGAAGCATATGAGTATGCTGAACAAGGCGGTTACATCGGAAAAGTTGTCGTAGAAATAAGTTAA
- a CDS encoding AraC family transcriptional regulator: MTKQNNNPFILALKARNLTVEIHRHSAYQIVFSNDTPFNSTINGILYERIHGFLIKPHVSHFCVAEKGTLNVLNIEPYSNIGLELAGRFNENQDYAVFDSPQETNAFFQTPKDSLDVHKIVDTLLSKLPSIAYDERVTKIVEYIKANYFEQNITPQTFADIVFLSPSRLASLFKEQTGSSLSKYLLWTRLRQAIYITLSDKDRSLTDIAYDTGFYDLPQFNKYMYEMFGMPPKALKHNSDLIEIY; the protein is encoded by the coding sequence ATGACAAAACAGAACAATAACCCGTTTATTCTTGCGCTCAAAGCCCGTAACCTCACCGTAGAAATTCATCGTCATTCGGCCTACCAAATCGTTTTCTCAAACGATACTCCATTTAATTCAACAATCAATGGAATACTTTATGAGCGTATTCACGGTTTTTTGATCAAGCCTCATGTTTCCCATTTTTGTGTTGCAGAAAAAGGAACATTAAATGTTTTAAATATAGAACCCTACTCAAATATTGGTTTAGAACTGGCAGGCAGGTTTAATGAAAATCAGGATTATGCTGTTTTTGATTCGCCACAGGAAACAAATGCATTCTTTCAGACCCCAAAGGACAGCTTAGATGTCCACAAGATAGTGGATACCTTACTCTCTAAATTACCTTCAATAGCATATGATGAAAGGGTTACCAAAATAGTCGAATATATCAAGGCTAACTATTTTGAACAAAATATAACGCCACAAACATTTGCCGATATAGTTTTTCTTTCGCCATCCCGTTTGGCCTCACTCTTTAAGGAACAAACTGGTAGCAGCTTATCCAAATATTTACTATGGACAAGACTGCGCCAGGCTATTTATATCACACTGTCCGACAAAGACAGAAGCCTTACCGATATTGCCTATGACACCGGCTTTTATGACCTCCCTCAATTCAATAAATACATGTATGAAATGTTTGGAATGCCGCCTAAAGCCCTGAAGCACAATAGTGATTTAATTGAAATTTATTAG
- a CDS encoding YtxH domain-containing protein, with translation MNYKKLIDSTLSNHQDKSLTAFAGLIGLATGAAIAVLFAPDSGKRSRTKLSTAVRALFGQFRKNNTVTTNESDDQQITDLRETVREHASQLEGSESNRKDPTKITIPSAGTTNWKKQLIEE, from the coding sequence ATGAATTATAAAAAGTTAATCGACTCCACGTTAAGTAATCATCAGGACAAAAGCTTAACGGCTTTTGCCGGACTGATCGGTTTAGCCACAGGTGCTGCTATTGCTGTTTTATTCGCACCGGATTCCGGCAAACGATCCAGAACTAAGCTAAGCACAGCTGTACGGGCTCTCTTTGGCCAATTCCGGAAAAACAACACCGTAACGACTAACGAATCGGACGACCAACAGATCACTGATCTTCGTGAAACGGTAAGGGAACATGCAAGTCAGCTGGAAGGTTCAGAAAGCAACCGTAAAGACCCGACTAAAATTACCATCCCTTCGGCCGGTACAACAAACTGGAAAAAACAGTTGATCGAAGAGTAA
- a CDS encoding type 1 glutamine amidotransferase domain-containing protein: MGQLSNRTIAVLSENGFEETELTSPVQRLKEEGATVHIISAKPGKIQAMKGDHEWTIYVEVDKTLSEANPDEYNGLLIPGGVLNPDSLRKNEKAIEFVKAFFSAGKPVAAICHGPQVLITAEVVKGRKLTSTKTIKIDLVNAGADWYDEEVIVDEGLVTSRSPEDLPAFNDKIVEEFAEGVHEGQHS, from the coding sequence ATGGGACAATTGAGCAATAGAACCATTGCCGTATTATCGGAAAATGGCTTTGAAGAAACAGAATTGACAAGCCCGGTTCAAAGGTTAAAAGAAGAAGGCGCTACCGTTCATATCATTTCAGCTAAACCGGGAAAGATACAAGCCATGAAGGGCGATCACGAATGGACGATTTACGTGGAGGTAGACAAAACCCTCAGCGAAGCAAATCCGGATGAATACAACGGACTGCTGATTCCAGGTGGTGTATTGAACCCGGATTCACTCAGAAAAAATGAGAAAGCGATTGAATTTGTAAAAGCCTTTTTCAGCGCGGGAAAACCGGTAGCAGCGATTTGTCATGGCCCACAGGTGCTCATCACCGCAGAGGTGGTGAAAGGCAGAAAACTAACTTCCACAAAAACCATAAAAATAGACCTGGTGAATGCCGGAGCAGATTGGTACGACGAAGAGGTAATTGTTGATGAAGGCCTGGTGACGAGCCGGAGCCCGGAAGATCTTCCCGCTTTTAATGATAAAATCGTAGAGGAGTTTGCAGAGGGCGTTCATGAGGGACAACATTCTTAA
- a CDS encoding LytTR family DNA-binding domain-containing protein, whose translation MAKIFIVEDEAEIREELIQLVSARTHDVIVGACGSIKEALLLLPSAAPDMVLMDIELSDGQSFEILERLPSTPFSVIFVTAYAHYALRAIKAGALDYLLKPVKEKELYDALDKASLRPNVLHAVQKEILFDKQSTRLVLKTLNETYFVRHSDILYCKGDGGYTTFFLLDGREITTSTTLKEYETLLPEGLFLRIHKSFLICLNFIISYHHDGFVFLQGGIQVPVSTRKKDVLMQKMTINNA comes from the coding sequence ATGGCTAAAATTTTTATCGTCGAAGACGAAGCGGAAATACGGGAAGAACTGATACAATTAGTTAGTGCGCGGACTCATGATGTTATCGTAGGGGCCTGCGGCTCGATAAAAGAAGCATTACTACTCCTCCCATCTGCGGCTCCGGATATGGTATTGATGGATATAGAACTTTCTGATGGCCAGAGTTTTGAAATATTGGAGCGCCTTCCTTCAACACCTTTTTCGGTAATTTTTGTAACTGCCTATGCGCATTATGCACTACGTGCCATCAAGGCGGGGGCATTGGATTATCTGTTGAAGCCCGTAAAGGAAAAGGAATTGTATGATGCCCTCGATAAAGCCAGCTTGCGACCTAATGTCTTGCATGCGGTACAAAAGGAAATCCTCTTCGATAAGCAATCGACAAGGTTGGTATTGAAAACCCTAAATGAAACGTATTTTGTGCGCCATTCCGATATTCTATATTGTAAGGGAGATGGTGGCTATACGACCTTCTTTTTACTTGATGGCAGAGAAATTACAACAAGTACCACACTCAAAGAATATGAAACCTTGTTGCCGGAAGGTCTGTTTCTGAGAATTCATAAATCTTTTCTGATTTGTCTAAACTTTATTATTTCGTACCATCATGATGGCTTTGTTTTTTTACAAGGTGGTATACAAGTGCCTGTATCTACCCGTAAGAAAGATGTATTGATGCAAAAAATGACAATTAATAATGCCTAA
- a CDS encoding histidine kinase, translated as MPNKPLKISCLLSIWLIITLFISCGGPSSPRINQSQLLDSLSEQIKLSKQPKKAIPQLQQLIKENQTDSVILSRAYFYLSYCLLKNKQDSASFDMAQKALTILPLSEKNGAQAATNFYWMGYLEQKKAQYYAATYYYTQAAYLIDAGNLKLSFPKSSGIILLWASQLNSFNNRLDLSNRFARKILFLLKKDTSMLAKDLSISANLLLSLGHLDQKGLANDSVRFYLNQATELRKKTKLARIDYNYYISKAKIFYEGKELDSALYYQLKAYKADTSNAFMAYNNLLGIYVNQHQLSKAHVAEREVTKRLSQSDADNYLMYLENKIAFAIVRGDNKKAQSSFEAYVQKKNEREKNENRKAANEISSLYKTVQKDQQIGALNKNIGKIKGQLELNRLWLVVIILFSGLLFAMILLLFLDRRRKQLITENKRVSDLNVKLELEQRLLRSQMDPHFIFNCLAGIRALVRQEKTQETLTYLDHFSVLMREKLTAGNQRNIDLKSELDFLENYLKLQQMRMPGKFDYAFELDNEVANMFDEIEMPAMLLQPFIENSILHGFKNISYKGHIHVSMAINKEVLKIIIKDNGVGLDTTDQPTHTSRATQIVTERIQHLQTEGLGEARLSMNSQADAPGTIVTLRIPV; from the coding sequence ATGCCTAATAAACCCTTGAAGATCTCCTGCCTACTCTCTATTTGGCTAATCATTACCCTATTTATCAGCTGCGGGGGCCCTTCCTCTCCGCGAATCAATCAAAGCCAGTTACTGGATAGCTTATCTGAGCAGATAAAACTAAGTAAACAGCCTAAAAAAGCAATACCACAACTACAACAATTAATAAAAGAAAATCAAACGGATAGCGTCATACTTAGCCGGGCTTATTTTTACCTCAGCTATTGCTTACTTAAAAATAAACAAGACTCTGCTTCGTTTGATATGGCCCAAAAAGCTTTAACTATATTGCCGTTGTCGGAAAAAAATGGAGCCCAGGCAGCTACCAATTTCTATTGGATGGGCTATCTTGAGCAAAAAAAAGCGCAATATTATGCGGCAACCTATTACTACACACAAGCGGCATATCTTATTGATGCTGGCAATTTGAAGCTCAGTTTTCCAAAATCTTCCGGTATTATTTTATTATGGGCATCACAACTCAACAGTTTCAATAACAGACTGGATTTATCTAATAGATTTGCCAGGAAAATACTCTTTCTTTTGAAAAAAGATACCAGTATGTTGGCAAAAGACTTGTCTATATCCGCGAATTTATTGCTTTCACTAGGGCATTTAGATCAAAAAGGACTGGCTAATGACTCCGTTCGATTCTATTTAAATCAGGCCACAGAATTAAGAAAGAAAACCAAACTTGCCCGTATAGATTACAATTATTATATATCAAAAGCAAAAATATTTTACGAAGGTAAAGAATTAGATTCTGCCCTTTACTATCAATTAAAAGCCTATAAAGCAGATACCTCCAATGCTTTTATGGCCTACAACAATCTATTGGGCATTTATGTAAACCAGCATCAATTGTCAAAAGCACATGTGGCAGAGCGTGAAGTTACCAAGCGGTTAAGCCAATCTGATGCAGATAATTACCTGATGTATCTGGAGAATAAGATCGCGTTTGCTATCGTTCGTGGCGATAATAAAAAGGCACAATCGTCATTTGAAGCGTATGTTCAAAAAAAGAATGAGAGAGAGAAAAATGAAAACCGAAAAGCAGCAAACGAAATATCTTCGCTCTATAAAACAGTGCAAAAAGACCAACAAATTGGTGCATTAAATAAAAACATAGGTAAGATAAAGGGACAATTGGAGTTGAACAGGCTCTGGTTGGTGGTGATTATCCTTTTTTCAGGATTGCTATTTGCGATGATATTATTACTGTTTTTAGACCGAAGGAGAAAACAACTCATTACCGAAAATAAGCGGGTTTCAGATCTTAATGTCAAACTTGAATTGGAACAAAGGTTGTTGCGGAGCCAAATGGACCCTCATTTTATTTTCAATTGCTTAGCGGGTATTCGTGCTTTGGTCCGGCAAGAGAAAACTCAGGAGACCCTCACTTACCTGGATCATTTTTCCGTTTTGATGCGAGAGAAACTAACTGCAGGTAACCAACGAAATATTGACCTGAAATCTGAACTGGACTTTCTGGAAAACTATTTAAAGCTGCAGCAAATGAGGATGCCAGGCAAATTCGACTATGCATTTGAATTGGACAATGAGGTTGCCAATATGTTTGATGAAATAGAGATGCCGGCAATGTTGCTTCAGCCATTTATAGAGAATTCTATTTTACATGGATTTAAGAACATCAGTTATAAAGGTCATATACACGTATCAATGGCCATTAACAAGGAGGTTTTAAAGATCATCATTAAGGACAATGGCGTTGGTTTGGATACCACTGATCAGCCCACCCATACTTCGCGTGCCACCCAAATTGTAACAGAACGAATTCAGCATTTACAAACTGAAGGTTTAGGAGAGGCTAGACTTTCGATGAATTCCCAGGCGGATGCTCCTGGCACAATTGTCACTTTACGGATTCCGGTTTAA